GCATATGACCAAGATAGATTGATAGCTACAGGAAAGCATACTCGTGTTAAAGTAAATACCATGACATTTATGGAACGTATTAAATAGTAATAGATATAATTTGTGAAAAGATTAATAAAGTTGTTTATTTTTTTTATTAATCATGTTACAATAAATGTGTAAGAAAGATGATAAGTTTCTAATTGGAAAGAGGAGATCATTTATGGCAAAAACAATGACAGGTTTTAAATTTTATTTCAGAAATGGTGAAACATGGACAATAGACCGTGAATGCATTGGCGATTTATGGATTAGTAAAGTATCAACAAGTTATGGACGTATCAATGGAAGTGATTTTCAAAAAATTAGACCATGTGAAGGGTTTAAAATTGAGATTTTAAGTGAAGCAGATCATGTCCAAACAGATGACATTAACTTAGGTGGATTAGAGTCAGGTATGTTTGAACGTGCGACAAAATATCAAGATATTGAAAAAATGGATATTGTTTTTGATGATGGAACAAGTGATTTAATTTACTTCCCATATAAAGATAAAGAGACACCTGGTCAAGAAGGATTAGATAATGTTCATCAAACAACAAAAATATCTAAAAATGGTCATTTATATATTGTTATTGATGAAAAAAAATCAGTTGATGAGGTTTATGGAGAATTTTTATAAAATTAAATTATGTTTAGTTAAAGAGTTATGTCACTTTGACATAACTCTTTTTTATGTTTTTAAATTCACAAGGAACTCTAAAAAAATGCATGCAAAAATAATTAAAAAACACGCAAATACCTTTATTATATTGATATTAGTGTGACAAAATATTGGAAAGATAATCAAGATAAACACAATACACGCCCAACGAGCATTAAAGTTCAACTCTATGCAGATGGTAAGAAAAGTGATGAAGCTGTTGAATTGAATGAGGGCAATCGTTGGACATGTACATGGAACAAATTCGTCAAAAAAGAAAATGGAAAAACAATTGATTATACAGTGAAAGAAATAAGGAAAGTACCAGGTTATACAAAAAGTGTGAATGACACGAATATTGGTCACATCATTATTACCAATACTTTAAATAATAAGTCCCATAATAGTCTACCAAACACTGGTGAAAAGAATGATATTCTACTATTTATAAGTGAATTAGTTATCCTTATGATTAGTGCGATAGTTATCTGGTATGTGAAGTAACATAGAGTAAAAGAATAATACGACGTCCTCAGCTATTTAGTAACTGAAGGGGTGTTTAGTTGAGTTCTTTTTCTAGTAACACACAGATAATACCATCTTCGATGAATTCATCAGAGACCACTTGGTAACCTAATTTTTGATAAAAACCAATGGCTTGCTTTTCACCATGAACCCGAGACAGCGTACAGTGTTGTTTTTTACCAATTTGTTCTAGCTCTAAAATGAGTCGCCTACCAAGTCCTTGGTTACGCATCATTTTGTGGACACATAACCTATCTGGACGTAAAGTAGTCTCGTCATCTTGTTGGTATCTAATCGTTCCAACAGGACTTTTATCATGATAGATGACTAGATAAAAGGTGCTATCGATATCGAGGTCATCAAATTCAGATTTTAAGGATATGCCTTGTTCCTGGACGAAGACCAGTGTTCTTAAATAAAATGCAGCAGCTTTGTTCCAAGGGGCGTTATTAAAGACAATTTGAATCATATGATTCTCTCCTTTTCAAATAGATAGTTTCAGTGTATCATACTACTATCTGAATGTTGGAGGTAAGTATGAAAAAGGTATTAATTTATGGACTAGTGATTCTAGTTATTGTAATTATTATAGGGCTAGGTGCAGGAGTTAATTATTTATTTAACTATGCAGTTGTAGCAGGGAAAAAAGATTTTATTAATGACGTAAAACAAGAAAAAATTGACAAAGATTGGCAGTTTTCAGCAAATCATTTAAGTGAATGGACAATAAACAGTGATGATGGATTAAAGTTAGTCGCTAAAAAAGTCACACATGATACACCAAGTAAAAAAGTTGCGATTGTAGCTCATGGCTATATGGGGAAAAGTGATCTTATGGGGCAATATGCTCAACTGTTTTATGATGATGGGTTTGATGTATTGGTGCCAGATAATCGTGCTCATGGGAAGAGTGAAGGAAAATATGTGGGATTTGGCTGGTTAGATCGAAACGATTATGTGAAGTGGATTAACACAGTGATAAAAGAATATGGTGAACAGGTTGACATTGTTCTGTATGGTTTAAGCATGGGAGCAGCAACTGTTATGATGACAAGTGGTGAGAAGTTACCAGAGCAAGTGAAGGTCATCATTGAAGATTGTGGGTATGATTCAGTAAACAATGAGTTGGCTTTTCAGTTAAACGATATGTTTCATCTGCCATCTTTTCCAATGATTCCACTAGCTTCTGGTTACACGAAACTTCGTGCTGGGTATTCATTTAGTGAAGCGAGTGCTGTCAAACAATTAGAAAAAAATAGATTACCAATGTTATTTATCCATGGAGATCAAGATGATTTTGTTCCCAAAGAAATGGTTTATGAGGTATATAATGCCACAAAAGGACCGAAAGAATTAGTTATTTTCGAAGGAGCAAAACATGCAGATTCGTTAAAAAAACACCCGGAAGAATACAAAAAAACAATCGAAACTTTTTTAGCGAAGTATCTGCCAAAATAGGTAAGACGCATTGACAGGTAGAGGTTTTTTCATTATAATTTATATGCAACTTAAGGACATATTTTTAAATGATTAAATGAATCAGAGAGCGCTTGTTTGGTGAGAGAGTGCAACTAATTTAAAAATGCTCCCTTATGACTTTGATAGTAACCTATCACGTGTTTTCGCGTTAAGAAAGTAAAAGAGGTAATGACTGTCAAAGCATCATTGCAATCAAGGTGGTACCGCGGTAAACGTCCTTGACTGCATGGGTGCTTTTTTATTATTTTTAGGAGGAATATGAATGAAACAATTATCAAGTAGTCAGGTTAGACAATTATTTTTAGATTTTTTTGAAACAAAAGGGCATAAAATTGAACCAAGTGCCTCTCTTGTCCCAATTGATGATCCAACCTTGTTATGGATTAACTCTGGTGTGGCGACATTAAAAAAATATTTTGATGGGTCTGTTGTACCTGAAAATCCAAGAATTACTAACGCTCAAAAAAGTATTCGTACTAATGATATTGAAAATGTTGGGAAAACAGCGCGTCATCATACGATGTTTGAAATGTTAGGAAACTTCTCAGTAGGAGACTACTTTAAAAACGAAGCGATCCATTGGGCTTGGGAATTATTAACAGGTGAAAAATGGTTTGGTTTGGATAAAGATAAATTATATGTGACGGTTCATCCTGATGATGAAGAAGCATTTCGTATTTGGCATGAAGAAGTCGGCTTACCAAAAGAGTCTATTGTTAAATTAGAAGAAAACTTCTGGGATATTGGGGCTGGTCCATGTGGTCCAAACTCTGAAATATTTTTTGATAGAGGACAAGAATACAATGATGTGGCAGAAGATGACCCAGAAAATTACCCAGGTGGCGAAAATGAACGCTATTTAGAAATTTGGAACTTAGTATTCTCAGAATTTAATCATACTGAAAACAATGAGTATTTACCATTGCCACATAAAAACATTGATACGGGGATGGGATTAGAACGTATGGTGTCTATTTTCCAAGATGCTAAAACAAACTTTGAAACAGATTTATTTATTCCAATCATTGAAGCAACTCAAAAAATGTCTGATGGCAAAGAATATGGTAAAGATAGCGCAACAGATACGTCTTTCAAAGTCATTGCTGATCATATTCGTGCGGTATCATTTGCAATTGGCGATGGGGCGTTGCCATCAAATGAAGGGCGTGGTTATGTCTTACGTCGATTGATTCGTCGTGCGGTGATGCATGGTAAAAAACTAGGAATTGATAAAGCCTTTTTAGTTGATTTAGTGCCTGTTGTTGGACAAATTATGGAAAGTTATTACCCAGAAATTGTCGAAAAACAAGACTTTATTCAAAAAGTCATCAAAACAGAGGAAGAAAGATTCCACGAAACAATTAATGATGGTTTATCCATTATCAGCGACTTAATCAAAGACATGAAAGCAGCTAATCAAACTGTTTTATCCGGTAAAGATATCTTTAAATTATATGATACCTATGGCTTCCCAGTAGAATTGACCGAAGAGATGGCTCAAGACGAAGGATTAAGTGTGGATCACGAAGGATTTGAAGTCGAAATGACGGCTCAAAGAGATCGTGCTCGTGCGGCTCGTTCGAAAGAAGAGTCAATGTCTGTTCAATCTTCTCTATTAACTGATATTAAAGTAGTGAGTGAATTTGTGGGCTATACGGAAGACACAGTGGATGCTAAATTAATGGTGATTATCCAAGATGATGAGATTAAAGAGGCGACAACTGAAGGTAATGCGCAATTAATTTTTGGTCAAACACCTTTCTATGCTGAGATGGGTGGACAAGTGGCTGATAAAGGGTCAATTTATAATGCAGCAGGTGATTTGGTTGCCAATGTGGTAAACGTTAAAAAAGCACCAAATGGCCAATCATTACATCAAGTGGAAGTGTTTGGTGAATTAAAAACAGACGACACATATCAATTAGTGATTGATAAAGAATTACGTCAACGCATCACAAAAAATCATACAGCGACTCACTTATTACATCGTGCGTTAAAAGATGTATTGGGAGAGCATGCTAATCAAGCAGGGTCACTTGTTGCACCAGGTTATTTACGTTTTGACTTTACTCATTTTGAACAAGTGACTCCTGACGAGTTAAAACAAATGGAAGAAATCGTGAACGAAAAAATTTGGGCACACTTACCAGTTGTCACAGTTGAAACAGATATTGATTCAGCAAAAGAGATGGGCGCGATGGCACTATTCGGTGAAAAATATGGTAAAAATGTTCGTGTGGTAAATGTTGATGGTTACTCTATCGAATTATGTGGTGGGGTTCATGTAAGCAACACTTCTGATATTGGGGTTTTCAAAATTGTTTCTGAATCAGGAATTGGTGCAGGTGTTCGACGTATCGAAGCTGTGACAAGTAAAGAAGCCTATGAAGCCTTTAGAGAAGAAGAAGGATTACTCCGTCAAGTAGCTAAATGTGTTAAAGCACCTCAACTAAAAGATACTGTTCAACGTGTGGAACAATTACAAGAACAATTAAAACAAGCACAAAAAGAAGTAGAACAATTAAGTGCAAAATTAGCTAACGCTGAAGCAGAAGATGTGTTTAAGGACATCAAAGAAGTAGATGGCGTGACTTATATTGCGTCAAAAGTCGCTGTCAAAGACATGAACCAATTACGTCAATTAGCTGACCAATGGAAACAAAAATCACTATCTGATATTTTAGTCTTAGGATTAGTACAAGGCGAGAAAGTTAACTTACTTGTCAGTATGACAAAAGAGATGAATGATCAAGGATTAAAATCAGGTGATTTAATCAAAGCAATCGCGCCACTTGTTGGCGGTGGCGGTGGTGGTCGTCCTGACATGGCTCAAGCGGGTGGTAAAAATCCAGAAGGGTTACAATCAGCAATTGATTCAGTAGAATCATGGATTAAAGAACATAAATAATTATTTAACTGGTTGTTATTTTTGACGTGACAACCAGTTTTTTCGGCTCTTTGTCAAATAGGACTGATGAGTTAAATCTATAAGATGATGAATTTGAGGGTAATCTCAGATTTATCATCTTTTTTATATGTATTGAAAACCACCTGCTATGCGGGTGGTTCTAAAAAGCTTCCAGCGCGGCATTAAAAAATCCTCTTAAAATGATAAGATAGGCTTGTTTTCCCGACCACAAACTATCAAATCACAAGGAGGTTCCTTATGAAAAAGGACACTCAAAGTTTATCACACACAACATGGAAATGTAAGTATCACATAGTTTTTGCACAAAAGTATAGACGCCAAATAATTTATGGAGAATATAATAAAAGTGTTGAAATCATAGAAGCTAATGCCTGTAAGGATTACATACATAT
This genomic stretch from Vagococcus sp. CY52-2 harbors:
- a CDS encoding Cna B-type domain-containing protein translates to MTKYWKDNQDKHNTRPTSIKVQLYADGKKSDEAVELNEGNRWTCTWNKFVKKENGKTIDYTVKEIRKVPGYTKSVNDTNIGHIIITNTLNNKSHNSLPNTGEKNDILLFISELVILMISAIVIWYVK
- a CDS encoding GNAT family N-acetyltransferase, with the protein product MIQIVFNNAPWNKAAAFYLRTLVFVQEQGISLKSEFDDLDIDSTFYLVIYHDKSPVGTIRYQQDDETTLRPDRLCVHKMMRNQGLGRRLILELEQIGKKQHCTLSRVHGEKQAIGFYQKLGYQVVSDEFIEDGIICVLLEKELN
- a CDS encoding alpha/beta hydrolase, whose product is MKKVLIYGLVILVIVIIIGLGAGVNYLFNYAVVAGKKDFINDVKQEKIDKDWQFSANHLSEWTINSDDGLKLVAKKVTHDTPSKKVAIVAHGYMGKSDLMGQYAQLFYDDGFDVLVPDNRAHGKSEGKYVGFGWLDRNDYVKWINTVIKEYGEQVDIVLYGLSMGAATVMMTSGEKLPEQVKVIIEDCGYDSVNNELAFQLNDMFHLPSFPMIPLASGYTKLRAGYSFSEASAVKQLEKNRLPMLFIHGDQDDFVPKEMVYEVYNATKGPKELVIFEGAKHADSLKKHPEEYKKTIETFLAKYLPK
- the alaS gene encoding alanine--tRNA ligase, with product MKQLSSSQVRQLFLDFFETKGHKIEPSASLVPIDDPTLLWINSGVATLKKYFDGSVVPENPRITNAQKSIRTNDIENVGKTARHHTMFEMLGNFSVGDYFKNEAIHWAWELLTGEKWFGLDKDKLYVTVHPDDEEAFRIWHEEVGLPKESIVKLEENFWDIGAGPCGPNSEIFFDRGQEYNDVAEDDPENYPGGENERYLEIWNLVFSEFNHTENNEYLPLPHKNIDTGMGLERMVSIFQDAKTNFETDLFIPIIEATQKMSDGKEYGKDSATDTSFKVIADHIRAVSFAIGDGALPSNEGRGYVLRRLIRRAVMHGKKLGIDKAFLVDLVPVVGQIMESYYPEIVEKQDFIQKVIKTEEERFHETINDGLSIISDLIKDMKAANQTVLSGKDIFKLYDTYGFPVELTEEMAQDEGLSVDHEGFEVEMTAQRDRARAARSKEESMSVQSSLLTDIKVVSEFVGYTEDTVDAKLMVIIQDDEIKEATTEGNAQLIFGQTPFYAEMGGQVADKGSIYNAAGDLVANVVNVKKAPNGQSLHQVEVFGELKTDDTYQLVIDKELRQRITKNHTATHLLHRALKDVLGEHANQAGSLVAPGYLRFDFTHFEQVTPDELKQMEEIVNEKIWAHLPVVTVETDIDSAKEMGAMALFGEKYGKNVRVVNVDGYSIELCGGVHVSNTSDIGVFKIVSESGIGAGVRRIEAVTSKEAYEAFREEEGLLRQVAKCVKAPQLKDTVQRVEQLQEQLKQAQKEVEQLSAKLANAEAEDVFKDIKEVDGVTYIASKVAVKDMNQLRQLADQWKQKSLSDILVLGLVQGEKVNLLVSMTKEMNDQGLKSGDLIKAIAPLVGGGGGGRPDMAQAGGKNPEGLQSAIDSVESWIKEHK